In Candidatus Synechococcus calcipolaris G9, a genomic segment contains:
- a CDS encoding RNA recognition motif domain-containing protein, with translation MSIYVGNLSYTATQEDLEAVFAEYGGVKQVYLPVDRDTGRKRGFGFVEMSTDAEEDAAIADLDGAEWMGRQLKVNKARPREAMSGGGGRGGYSRNH, from the coding sequence ATGTCTATTTATGTCGGCAACCTTTCTTACACTGCCACCCAGGAAGATCTAGAGGCCGTATTTGCCGAGTACGGCGGTGTCAAGCAAGTGTATTTGCCCGTCGATCGCGACACTGGGCGGAAGCGCGGGTTTGGCTTTGTGGAAATGTCAACGGATGCAGAGGAAGACGCTGCGATCGCTGATCTCGATGGTGCCGAATGGATGGGACGGCAGTTGAAAGTCAACAAGGCGCGTCCTCGGGAAGCCATGAGCGGTGGCGGTGGTCGCGGTGGTTACTCCCGTAATCACTAA
- the ilvC gene encoding ketol-acid reductoisomerase: MARMYYDPDAQLELLKDKTVAIIGYGSQGHAHALNLRDSGIKVIVGLYAGSRSAVRAEAEGLPVHSVAEASRLADLIMILLPDEVQRTVYQEDIAPNLQPGNVLAFAHGFNIHFSQVVPPDDVDVIMVAPKGPGHLVRRTYAQGEGVPCLFAVYQNASGEARERAMAYAKGIGGTRAGILETSFREETETDLFGEQVVLCGGLSALIKAGFETLVEAGYQPELAYFECLHEVKLIVDLIVEGGLAKMRDSISNTAEYGDLTRGPRIVTDETRAEMRQILKEIQTGQFAREFVLENMAGKPGFTAMRRRESEHLIEEVGKDLRSMFSWLKRA; the protein is encoded by the coding sequence ATGGCCCGGATGTATTACGACCCAGATGCCCAATTAGAGCTTCTCAAAGACAAAACTGTTGCCATTATTGGTTATGGCTCCCAAGGCCATGCCCATGCCCTCAATCTCAGGGACAGTGGCATCAAGGTCATTGTTGGACTCTATGCCGGAAGTCGGTCTGCGGTACGTGCCGAAGCGGAAGGGTTGCCTGTCCACTCTGTGGCGGAAGCGTCACGATTAGCGGATCTGATCATGATTCTGTTGCCCGATGAAGTGCAACGGACGGTCTACCAAGAGGACATTGCCCCCAATCTACAACCGGGGAATGTGCTTGCCTTTGCCCATGGCTTTAATATTCATTTTTCCCAGGTGGTTCCACCGGATGACGTAGATGTCATTATGGTTGCGCCCAAGGGGCCGGGTCATCTGGTGCGGCGCACCTATGCCCAAGGCGAAGGTGTTCCCTGTCTCTTTGCCGTTTATCAAAATGCTAGTGGCGAAGCACGGGAACGAGCTATGGCCTATGCCAAGGGAATTGGCGGAACCCGTGCTGGTATCTTAGAAACGAGTTTCCGGGAAGAAACGGAAACCGATCTTTTTGGTGAGCAGGTGGTTCTTTGTGGCGGTCTCAGTGCCTTGATTAAGGCTGGCTTTGAAACCCTCGTCGAGGCAGGTTATCAACCGGAATTAGCCTATTTTGAATGTCTCCACGAAGTCAAGCTGATTGTAGACTTAATTGTGGAGGGTGGTCTCGCCAAGATGCGGGATAGTATTTCCAATACCGCTGAGTACGGCGATCTTACCCGTGGCCCACGGATTGTCACCGATGAGACCCGTGCCGAGATGCGGCAAATTCTCAAGGAAATTCAAACGGGGCAATTTGCCCGAGAGTTTGTCCTAGAAAATATGGCTGGAAAACCCGGATTTACGGCCATGCGGCGACGGGAATCTGAGCATTTAATTGAAGAAGTGGGCAAAGACCTACGTTCCATGTTTAGTTGGTTGAAGCGCGCCTAA
- a CDS encoding aspartate aminotransferase family protein, whose translation MADIPPQDKSFSPRAIDLNAFWMPFTANREFKQEPRLLIAAKGMYYTSHDQRQILDGTAGLWCVNAGHCRPEIAEAIAQQAATLDFAPTFQMGHPGPFQVANKLIEIAPTGLNRVFFANSGSEAVDTALKIALAYHRVRGEGSRQRLIGRERGYHGVGFGGISVGGIAPNRKFFGSLLAGVDHLPHTHNLKENAFSLGQPTWGIHLADELERIISLHDATTIAAVIVEPVAGSTGVLIPPKGYLERLRQICDRHGILLIFDEVITGFGRLGTAFAADYFGVIPDLITLAKGITNGAVPMGAVLVRQEIHDAFMDGPANQIEFFHGYTYSGHPLACAAAIATLDLYQKENLFQRAQELGETWQAVIQSLRGLPHIIDIRTLGLVAGIELEPRPGKPGTRGMDCLRRCYEKGLLIRVTGDIIALSPPLIIETPHIETMARILTEVLQELS comes from the coding sequence ATGGCTGACATCCCACCCCAAGACAAATCCTTCTCCCCTAGGGCAATTGACCTAAATGCCTTTTGGATGCCCTTTACGGCTAATCGTGAATTTAAGCAAGAACCGCGCCTACTTATTGCGGCGAAGGGAATGTATTATACCAGCCACGATCAGCGTCAGATTTTAGATGGTACCGCTGGATTATGGTGTGTGAATGCGGGTCACTGTCGCCCTGAAATTGCCGAGGCGATCGCCCAACAGGCTGCAACTCTGGATTTTGCCCCCACGTTTCAAATGGGTCATCCCGGCCCCTTTCAGGTGGCCAACAAACTCATTGAAATCGCACCCACGGGTCTTAATCGCGTCTTTTTTGCCAATTCTGGTTCAGAGGCAGTGGACACGGCCCTGAAAATTGCCCTGGCGTACCATCGTGTGCGGGGGGAAGGCTCCCGTCAACGCTTGATCGGCCGAGAACGGGGCTACCATGGCGTGGGTTTTGGTGGAATTTCCGTGGGCGGTATTGCCCCCAATCGTAAGTTTTTTGGCTCGCTCTTAGCAGGGGTGGATCATTTGCCCCATACTCACAACCTCAAGGAAAATGCCTTTAGTTTGGGACAGCCTACCTGGGGGATTCATCTAGCAGACGAACTGGAGCGGATCATTTCCCTCCATGATGCAACAACGATCGCAGCGGTGATTGTGGAACCGGTGGCCGGATCCACCGGGGTATTAATTCCGCCTAAGGGGTACTTAGAACGTCTGCGCCAGATATGCGATCGCCATGGGATTTTATTGATTTTTGATGAAGTGATTACCGGCTTTGGGCGACTCGGCACTGCCTTTGCTGCGGATTATTTTGGTGTTATTCCAGATTTAATCACCTTAGCGAAGGGCATTACCAATGGTGCCGTTCCCATGGGAGCCGTCTTAGTGCGTCAAGAGATCCATGATGCCTTTATGGACGGCCCGGCAAACCAGATTGAATTTTTCCATGGCTATACCTATTCCGGTCATCCCCTTGCCTGTGCAGCGGCGATCGCCACCCTTGATCTTTATCAAAAAGAAAACCTATTTCAGCGGGCCCAGGAATTGGGCGAAACTTGGCAAGCTGTCATTCAGTCATTGCGGGGACTGCCCCATATCATTGATATTCGCACCCTTGGTTTGGTGGCGGGCATTGAACTGGAACCTCGCCCTGGAAAACCAGGAACTAGGGGTATGGACTGTTTACGCCGTTGCTATGAAAAAGGACTCTTGATCCGGGTAACGGGAGATATTATTGCCCTTTCACCGCCCCTTATTATTGAAACCCCCCACATTGAAACAATGGCTAGGATATTAACAGAAGTTCTCCAGGAACTTTCCTAG
- the hisA gene encoding 1-(5-phosphoribosyl)-5-[(5-phosphoribosylamino)methylideneamino]imidazole-4-carboxamide isomerase, protein MDIIPAIDLLGGQCVRLFQGDYNQVDVFDSDPVQVAFRWQSQGAPRLHLVDLDGAKSGQPINHGAIASLVKALNIPVQVGGGLRTWQQVTDLLSLGVERAILGTIALENPQLVQTLAAEFPGQIWVGIDARNGFVATRGWLETSEINAIDLAQQMANLGVAGIIYTDIYRDGTMQGPNIDALRQLLAVVNVPVIASGGISSLTDILNLFPLHYSGLVGAIVGRALYTDALSLPEAVRAVGQGRWQDVPPDLGSSAWA, encoded by the coding sequence ATGGATATTATTCCAGCCATTGATCTATTGGGGGGGCAATGCGTCCGCCTTTTCCAAGGAGATTACAACCAAGTTGACGTTTTTGACTCTGACCCGGTGCAGGTAGCATTTCGCTGGCAATCCCAGGGTGCTCCTCGCTTACATTTAGTGGATTTGGATGGGGCAAAATCGGGGCAACCCATTAACCATGGGGCGATCGCCAGCTTAGTTAAAGCCCTGAATATTCCAGTTCAGGTGGGGGGAGGCTTGCGAACCTGGCAACAGGTGACAGACCTTTTATCCCTAGGGGTGGAACGGGCCATTTTAGGGACAATCGCCCTAGAGAATCCCCAACTGGTGCAAACCCTAGCGGCTGAATTTCCGGGGCAAATTTGGGTGGGGATTGATGCCCGCAATGGATTTGTGGCCACCCGGGGCTGGCTGGAAACCTCGGAAATCAACGCCATTGATCTGGCCCAGCAGATGGCTAACTTGGGAGTGGCGGGGATTATTTATACCGATATTTATCGAGATGGGACGATGCAAGGGCCGAATATAGATGCGCTACGGCAATTATTAGCCGTGGTCAATGTGCCGGTGATTGCCTCCGGTGGCATTAGTTCCCTCACGGATATTCTCAATCTGTTCCCTTTGCACTATTCTGGACTAGTTGGGGCGATCGTCGGTAGAGCCTTATATACCGATGCCCTATCCCTACCAGAGGCAGTTCGAGCCGTTGGTCAGGGTCGCTGGCAAGATGTCCCCCCGGATTTGGGATCCTCCGCATGGGCCTAA
- a CDS encoding ABC transporter ATP-binding protein has protein sequence MLKYPLIKQLRRLWDLFDQRERWQVVGILCLMLMGTFLEALGIGLILPLITALEKPEVLNNVIFWRTESIPLSPQEQRFWLIVISSGFGALYLVKNVYLTFSSYIQIKFLIRKQLKFSTRLFNNYLFKPYTFHLQHNTSTLIQRIGGEVSILFTGVLFHLLVFVAEVAVVSAIVGLLIANEPLISLIVVACLSVLTLVFYKLLRRKISQAGKIRLEYGQKITQNLLEGLGAVKEVKVLQRENFFLDDYIHNFQISQSSNLFLLVANVLPRFYIETLAIVSLVLIIVVGLLQDNNISSILPTVSLFAVAAFRLMPSVGRIMGSMNSVIYSIHAVDAIYDDYLESTHTLPLANQNQESESPNYRGQLLGDRIELLDVHYQYPQSDKKSLDGVSLKIHQGEMVGFVGSSGAGKTTVIDVILGLLRPSQGDVQVDGQSIYENLGGWQRQIGYIPQAMFLSDDTLRNNIAFGLSADLIDETALMTAVRAAQLEDFVAELPQGLDTMVGERGVRLSGGQRQRIGIARAIYHNPSVLVMDEATAALDNQTEAGVMEAVQAFSGEKTILIIAHRLSTVMNCDRLYLLDKGQIIAQGTYRELLETSPQFQAMARSYGQAEQDLAKGS, from the coding sequence ATGCTTAAATATCCCCTTATCAAGCAACTGCGTCGACTCTGGGATTTATTCGATCAAAGAGAGCGTTGGCAAGTGGTTGGCATACTCTGCCTGATGCTCATGGGGACATTTTTAGAAGCCTTGGGGATCGGCTTAATCTTGCCCCTGATTACGGCCCTAGAAAAACCAGAGGTGCTTAACAATGTCATCTTTTGGCGGACAGAATCTATCCCCCTTTCCCCCCAAGAGCAACGGTTTTGGTTAATTGTGATCAGTTCCGGGTTTGGTGCCCTATACCTGGTTAAAAACGTCTATCTCACTTTTTCTAGTTATATTCAAATTAAGTTTCTGATTCGCAAACAGTTGAAATTTTCAACACGGTTATTTAATAACTATCTTTTTAAGCCCTATACCTTTCATCTTCAGCACAACACGTCTACTTTAATACAAAGAATTGGTGGTGAAGTATCTATATTATTTACAGGTGTTTTATTCCATCTTCTTGTTTTTGTGGCTGAAGTTGCGGTTGTTTCAGCTATTGTCGGTTTACTCATTGCCAATGAACCACTGATTTCGCTGATTGTGGTGGCATGTTTATCGGTTTTGACTTTAGTATTTTATAAACTGTTACGTCGGAAAATTAGTCAAGCTGGAAAAATCCGACTGGAATACGGGCAAAAAATTACTCAAAACCTATTGGAAGGCTTAGGGGCCGTTAAAGAAGTTAAGGTGCTGCAAAGGGAAAATTTTTTCTTGGATGATTATATCCACAATTTTCAAATTTCCCAATCATCTAATCTTTTTCTACTCGTGGCGAATGTATTGCCTCGCTTCTACATTGAAACCCTAGCGATTGTTAGTTTAGTTTTAATTATTGTTGTTGGACTTCTCCAAGATAATAACATTAGTTCAATTTTGCCAACGGTTTCACTCTTTGCAGTGGCAGCCTTCAGGTTAATGCCTTCCGTGGGACGGATCATGGGATCCATGAATAGCGTTATCTATTCGATTCATGCCGTGGATGCAATCTATGATGATTATTTGGAATCCACCCATACCTTACCTTTGGCAAATCAGAATCAAGAATCTGAAAGTCCGAATTATCGTGGACAACTCTTGGGCGATCGCATTGAATTATTGGATGTCCACTACCAATATCCACAGTCAGATAAAAAATCCTTGGATGGGGTTTCCTTAAAGATTCATCAGGGGGAAATGGTGGGCTTTGTTGGCTCTTCCGGGGCGGGGAAAACCACGGTCATTGATGTTATTTTGGGCCTGTTAAGGCCCAGTCAGGGCGATGTCCAGGTTGATGGCCAAAGTATTTACGAGAATCTGGGGGGCTGGCAGCGGCAAATCGGTTATATTCCCCAGGCGATGTTTTTATCTGATGATACCCTCCGCAATAATATTGCCTTTGGTTTATCGGCGGATCTAATTGATGAAACGGCCCTGATGACCGCCGTTCGAGCCGCTCAATTAGAAGACTTTGTGGCAGAACTACCCCAAGGACTCGATACCATGGTGGGGGAACGGGGAGTACGACTCTCCGGGGGGCAACGGCAACGCATTGGTATTGCCCGGGCCATCTATCATAATCCCTCGGTTTTGGTCATGGATGAAGCCACGGCGGCCCTGGATAATCAAACGGAAGCCGGGGTGATGGAAGCGGTGCAAGCCTTTAGCGGTGAAAAAACGATTCTGATTATTGCCCACCGTCTAAGTACGGTAATGAATTGCGATCGCCTGTATTTGCTCGACAAAGGTCAGATTATTGCCCAGGGAACCTACAGAGAATTACTAGAGACCTCTCCCCAATTTCAGGCAATGGCCCGCAGCTATGGCCAGGCAGAGCAAGACTTAGCAAAGGGTTCCTAA
- the uvrA gene encoding excinuclease ABC subunit UvrA → MADLTVPPSNRPGSPHTPSSCIHIRGARQHNLKNIDLVLPRDRLIVFTGVSGSGKSSLAFDTIFAEGQRRYVESLSAYARQFLGQLDKPDVDGIEGLSPAISIDQKSTSHNPRSTVGTVTEIYDYLRLLFGRAGEPHCPHCDRPISPQTIDQMVDQVMQLADRTRFQILAPVVRGKKGTHKKLLSSLASEGFVRVNVNGEVRDISDAIDLDKNHQHTIEIVIDRLVKKAGIEERLADSLSTCLKQSGGIAMIDLLANAPSQTTSGKDQPHLTLVSRSSAGDDGDTGSDDRAGSLKVAEAAHQYHAPRENLIFSENFACPEHGAVMEELSPRLFSFNSPYGACPHCHGLGYLPTFSEDLVVPNPELPVYAAIAPWADKDHSYYFSLLVSVADAFDFDINTPWKNLSQLHQDVLLHGCEEPIWVEIDSHYRKTKGYYKRFEGVLPTLERHYQDTTSEGYKQKLEQYLITQPCEVCHGQRLKPEALAVRIGQYSITDLTSVSLRDCGDRLGSLHLSPRQAQIAELVLREVRARLQFLLDVGLDYLSLDRSAATLSGGEAQRIRLATQIGSGLTGVLYVLDEPSIGLHQRDNHRLLQTLFRLRDIGNTLIVVEHDEETIRTADHLVDIGPGAGVHGGQIVAQGQLEAILDHPDSLTGAYLSGRQHIETPQERRPGNGRAILIKNAHRNNLKNLDVEIPLGKFVCVTGVSGSGKSTLMNELLYPALRHHLGQKTPMPKELDTITGLNALDKVIVIDQSPIGRTPRSNPATYIGVFDVIREVFSQTIEAKARGYKPGRFSFNVKGGRCEACGGQGMNVIEMNFLPDVYVQCDVCKGARYNRDTLQVTYKGQSIADVLEMTVETALDFFQNIPKAVNKLQTLVDVGLGYVQLGQTAPTLSGGEAQRMKLATELSRRATGKTLYLIDEPTTGLSFYDVHKLLDVLQRLVDKGNSVLVIEHNLDVIRCCDWIIDLGPEGGDRGGEIMVTGTPEEVAKHPTSYTGQYLRHHLG, encoded by the coding sequence ATGGCTGACTTGACCGTACCCCCCAGCAATCGCCCTGGTTCTCCTCACACTCCCAGCAGTTGCATTCATATTCGGGGAGCGCGGCAGCATAATCTCAAAAACATTGACCTCGTTTTACCCCGCGATCGCCTGATCGTGTTTACAGGGGTATCGGGTTCCGGTAAGTCTTCCCTGGCCTTTGATACAATTTTTGCCGAAGGTCAGCGGCGGTATGTAGAATCCCTCAGTGCCTATGCCCGTCAGTTTCTAGGGCAACTGGATAAGCCAGATGTGGACGGGATAGAGGGATTAAGTCCAGCGATTTCCATTGATCAAAAGTCTACTTCCCATAACCCCCGCTCGACGGTGGGAACCGTGACAGAAATTTACGACTACCTACGGTTATTGTTTGGCCGGGCCGGGGAACCCCATTGTCCCCACTGCGATCGCCCCATTTCGCCCCAAACCATTGATCAGATGGTGGATCAGGTGATGCAGTTAGCCGATAGGACTCGATTTCAAATTTTAGCTCCCGTGGTGCGTGGGAAAAAAGGAACCCATAAAAAATTACTCTCTAGCTTAGCCAGTGAGGGCTTTGTTCGCGTCAACGTAAATGGGGAGGTACGGGATATCAGTGATGCCATTGACCTAGATAAAAATCATCAGCATACCATTGAGATTGTGATTGATCGCCTCGTCAAAAAAGCAGGCATTGAAGAGCGGTTGGCCGATTCCCTAAGTACCTGTCTGAAGCAATCGGGGGGAATTGCCATGATTGATCTCCTGGCTAACGCCCCATCTCAAACCACGTCTGGCAAAGATCAGCCTCACCTAACCCTAGTCTCTAGGTCATCTGCGGGCGACGATGGGGACACAGGATCAGACGATAGGGCCGGCAGCTTAAAGGTTGCAGAGGCGGCACATCAATACCATGCCCCTAGGGAAAATTTAATCTTTTCTGAGAATTTTGCCTGTCCTGAGCATGGGGCCGTGATGGAGGAGTTATCCCCGCGCCTATTTTCCTTTAATTCTCCCTATGGAGCCTGTCCCCATTGCCATGGTCTGGGGTATTTACCGACATTTTCCGAAGATTTAGTGGTTCCCAATCCAGAGTTGCCCGTTTATGCGGCGATCGCCCCCTGGGCCGACAAAGATCATAGCTACTATTTTTCCCTTTTGGTGAGCGTGGCAGATGCCTTTGACTTTGACATTAATACGCCCTGGAAAAACCTAAGTCAACTGCACCAGGATGTCCTTCTCCATGGCTGCGAGGAACCCATCTGGGTAGAAATTGATTCCCATTACCGCAAAACCAAGGGCTACTATAAACGCTTTGAAGGGGTTTTACCCACCCTAGAGCGACATTATCAAGACACCACCTCGGAAGGCTACAAGCAGAAACTAGAGCAATATCTCATTACCCAGCCCTGTGAGGTTTGCCATGGTCAACGCCTCAAACCTGAGGCCCTGGCGGTGCGCATTGGCCAGTATTCCATTACCGACCTGACCAGTGTGTCCCTGCGCGACTGTGGCGATCGCCTAGGTTCCCTGCACCTGAGTCCTCGCCAAGCCCAAATTGCCGAACTGGTTTTGCGGGAAGTACGGGCGCGATTGCAATTCCTCCTAGACGTGGGGCTGGACTATCTCAGCTTGGATCGCAGTGCCGCCACCCTCTCAGGCGGTGAAGCCCAACGCATTCGTTTAGCCACCCAAATTGGCTCGGGTTTAACCGGAGTTCTATATGTTTTAGATGAACCCAGTATTGGCCTGCATCAACGGGATAACCATCGTCTCCTGCAAACTCTATTTCGCCTGAGGGATATTGGCAATACCCTGATTGTAGTGGAGCACGACGAAGAAACCATTCGCACCGCCGATCACCTCGTGGATATTGGCCCAGGGGCAGGGGTTCATGGTGGACAGATTGTTGCCCAGGGGCAACTGGAGGCCATTTTAGATCATCCCGATTCCCTGACGGGGGCGTACCTATCGGGCCGTCAACACATTGAAACTCCCCAGGAACGGCGGCCCGGCAATGGTCGCGCCATCCTCATTAAAAATGCCCATCGCAATAACCTAAAAAACCTCGATGTGGAGATTCCCCTAGGCAAATTTGTCTGTGTCACTGGCGTATCGGGTTCAGGGAAATCCACCCTGATGAATGAACTTCTCTACCCGGCCCTGCGCCACCACTTAGGGCAGAAAACTCCCATGCCCAAGGAACTGGATACCATTACCGGCCTCAACGCCCTAGATAAAGTGATTGTCATTGATCAATCCCCCATTGGCCGCACACCCCGGTCTAACCCCGCCACCTATATTGGTGTTTTTGATGTGATTCGGGAGGTTTTTAGTCAAACGATTGAAGCCAAGGCACGGGGCTATAAGCCAGGGCGATTTTCCTTTAATGTGAAGGGGGGCCGCTGTGAAGCCTGTGGCGGCCAGGGCATGAATGTGATTGAGATGAATTTTTTACCCGATGTCTATGTCCAGTGCGATGTGTGCAAAGGGGCCCGCTACAATCGCGATACCCTCCAGGTGACCTATAAGGGGCAATCCATTGCCGATGTTTTGGAAATGACGGTGGAAACGGCCCTAGACTTTTTTCAAAATATTCCTAAAGCTGTTAACAAACTGCAAACCCTCGTGGATGTGGGTCTGGGGTATGTGCAACTGGGCCAAACCGCACCGACCCTTTCTGGGGGGGAAGCCCAACGGATGAAGTTAGCCACGGAACTGTCTCGCCGGGCCACGGGCAAAACCCTTTATCTCATTGATGAACCCACCACGGGCCTGTCCTTTTATGATGTTCATAAACTCCTGGATGTATTGCAGCGATTAGTGGATAAGGGCAATTCGGTTCTAGTGATTGAGCATAATCTGGATGTGATTCGCTGTTGTGATTGGATCATTGACCTCGGCCCTGAAGGGGGCGATCGCGGCGGTGAAATTATGGTGACGGGAACCCCAGAGGAGGTGGCCAAGCATCCTACATCCTATACTGGCCAATATCTACGGCATCATCTGGGTTGA
- the trmB gene encoding tRNA (guanosine(46)-N7)-methyltransferase TrmB produces MAKPVRVRQHVNPLSHKFQQPPQAAEGLHYSNPEQPLHLDIGAARGTFLLEMALAHPDWNFLGLEIRQPLVLEANARRDRLRQDFCQDSYQHSPIPHALENLHYLWGNANRGLEPLLAPFPLRVITIQFPDPWFKRRHHKRRLVQPELVQTLVNCLEPGGWIFMQTDIFQLAVEMGDRLGDHPDLILDSPRWLPASPFPVATEREKSVLSQGLPIYRSRFFRKKV; encoded by the coding sequence ATGGCTAAACCAGTCCGGGTGCGGCAGCACGTTAATCCCCTCAGTCACAAATTTCAACAGCCACCCCAAGCTGCCGAGGGGTTACATTATTCCAATCCGGAGCAACCCCTCCACTTGGATATTGGCGCAGCCCGGGGAACGTTTTTGCTAGAGATGGCCCTGGCCCATCCAGATTGGAATTTTTTAGGCCTGGAAATTCGCCAGCCCCTTGTCCTAGAAGCCAATGCCCGTCGCGATCGCCTCCGCCAAGATTTCTGTCAAGACTCATACCAACATTCACCCATTCCCCATGCCCTGGAAAACCTCCACTATCTCTGGGGAAATGCCAACCGGGGATTAGAACCCTTACTGGCCCCCTTCCCTCTTCGGGTGATTACGATTCAATTTCCCGATCCCTGGTTTAAGCGTCGCCACCACAAACGACGGCTGGTGCAACCGGAATTGGTACAAACCCTGGTGAACTGTTTAGAGCCAGGAGGATGGATCTTTATGCAGACGGATATTTTCCAACTAGCGGTGGAAATGGGCGATCGCCTTGGGGATCATCCAGATTTAATCCTAGACTCTCCCCGTTGGCTACCGGCAAGCCCCTTTCCTGTGGCCACGGAACGGGAAAAATCGGTTTTAAGCCAGGGTCTACCCATCTACCGCAGTCGTTTTTTCCGCAAGAAGGTCTAA
- the lpxB gene encoding lipid-A-disaccharide synthase → MAHIFISTGEVSGDLQGSLLVKSLLKQAQVQGIDLKITALGGDRMAAAGAALIHNTSTIGSVGLIEALKFVLPTLKLQFRARQYLKQHPPDLVVLIDYIGGNLPMGQYIRQNFSIPMVYYIAPQEWVWAHSMYSTRQIIKMSDLLLAIFPEERDYYQQHGARVTWVGHPLLDRIAAAPNRDQARQALGINPDELAIALVPVSRRQELKSLLPPILDAAKGILGHYPQARFWLPISLERYRSPIAKAISDSGLPVTLTDEPLTALAAADLAIAKSGTVNLETALLNVPQVVVYRVHPLSVWLYQKFLNLDLDSVSPANLLAKRVIVPELLQEKVNAEAITNVALELLANPAARQEQLAGYSQMRQAMGEPGVVDRAAKEILDLLAEKTTAVDG, encoded by the coding sequence ATGGCCCATATTTTTATTAGTACCGGCGAAGTGTCTGGGGATCTTCAGGGTTCCCTCCTAGTCAAGTCCCTCTTAAAACAGGCCCAGGTTCAAGGTATCGACCTGAAGATTACAGCCCTTGGGGGCGATCGCATGGCCGCAGCCGGGGCAGCCCTTATCCATAACACCAGTACCATTGGCTCCGTTGGTTTAATAGAAGCCCTCAAGTTTGTCCTGCCCACCCTGAAGCTACAATTTCGGGCCCGGCAATACTTGAAACAGCATCCCCCGGATTTGGTGGTCTTAATTGACTACATTGGCGGCAATTTGCCCATGGGGCAGTATATTCGTCAAAATTTTTCAATTCCGATGGTGTACTACATTGCCCCCCAGGAGTGGGTCTGGGCTCACAGTATGTACTCTACGCGCCAAATTATTAAGATGAGCGATCTGCTCTTGGCCATTTTTCCAGAGGAGAGGGACTACTACCAGCAACACGGTGCAAGGGTTACTTGGGTGGGGCATCCCCTCCTGGATCGCATTGCGGCGGCCCCGAACCGTGATCAAGCCCGCCAAGCCCTAGGCATTAATCCGGATGAGTTGGCCATTGCCCTGGTACCCGTGTCCCGGCGACAAGAACTCAAGTCCCTGCTACCGCCCATTCTCGATGCAGCCAAAGGAATTTTGGGCCACTATCCCCAGGCTCGGTTTTGGTTGCCCATTTCCCTGGAGCGGTATCGTTCTCCTATTGCCAAGGCGATCTCGGACTCCGGTTTGCCGGTTACTTTAACGGATGAGCCACTGACGGCTTTGGCAGCAGCGGATCTGGCGATCGCCAAGTCAGGTACGGTCAATTTAGAAACGGCCTTGCTGAATGTCCCCCAGGTCGTAGTTTATCGCGTCCATCCCCTGAGTGTATGGCTCTACCAGAAATTCCTAAATCTAGATTTAGACTCCGTTTCCCCCGCCAATTTATTAGCGAAACGGGTGATCGTCCCTGAACTGCTTCAGGAGAAGGTGAATGCTGAAGCGATCACCAACGTGGCCCTAGAATTGTTAGCCAACCCAGCCGCCCGGCAGGAACAGTTGGCAGGCTATAGTCAAATGCGACAGGCCATGGGGGAACCGGGGGTCGTGGATCGGGCTGCAAAGGAAATTTTAGACCTTCTTGCGGAAAAAACGACTGCGGTAGATGGGTAG